DNA from Methanobacteriales archaeon HGW-Methanobacteriales-1:
TTATTAACCAATATAATTGAAGATTACCCTATTGCCGGTAAAAAAAGTAAGGCCAGTTTAGCTAAAGAACAAATATTCCAGAGCAAGATGATATGCTGTGAATATGACACATTTATGGAATATTATGGTCATTTGGATAATTTAAAAAATAGATTAAACACTTTCAGTTTTAATAAAACAGACCAATCAAATTTATGCTTAACCAACGTTGAATATGGACTTACAAAATCAATTATTGGAATAAAGACCTGGAATTTGAAAACAATTAATGGTGATGTTTTAAATTGCGATTTTTCAATAGAAACATTTGCCCCATCCCCATATCAGGTTGAAAATGTGCTAGCTGCTGTTTGTTGTGCTTTAACATTATGTATGGGTCCCAATAACATTAAAGAAGGGCTAAAAAATTTTTCTGGATTGGAAGGAAGAAGTTCTATAAAAAAATTTGATAAAGTAAACATTATTGAAGAAATTAATCCCGGTATAAATATCACCGCCATAGAAAATGCGATTAACATGACTATGGAACTAAAAAACCCAGCCATTATTCTAGGCGGACAATATGGAATAACTTGCGAAGAAATAGATGAAATTAAAGCCGCTGAACTTTTAGAAAAGATATTTTATAATAAAAATAATAATACATCAAATAGTATTCCCGAAAAAAAGATTTCTTTAATACTTACCAACGAATTAGGGTTAGGAATTAAAGAAAATATGAATTATAATCCGCATCACTTTTTTGATCCTCAAGAAGCAGTCCAATTTGCTATTGATAATGGAAGAAAAAATATTGTTTTCATTTATCGCTCAAATTACTCAAATCTTAAGCAACGGTAATTAGTATATAAATAATAAAGTAATTATATTCATTATATCTGATATCTGGAAAAAATTTAATATAATATTTAATATAATAATTGGAATACATTTTATTCAATAGATATTTTCGAATGAATGTTTTATATAATGAAAATCTTAATTCATGATATCACTTATACATTTAATATCGAATTAAAAAAATTTAAGAATGAAAACAAAAAAATCTAGAAATACATTTTAAGATAGATTATATTGCAGATTAAACTATTTATGGATTAAAATTCATTTTTAAAGTATAAATTTATAAAATAAGAATTATATAATTTATTCAAATTAAAAAATCCCCCGTTATAATTTTGGAGATGATTCATTGATTGTAGGAACTCGAGGGAGCATGCTTGCCACAGTGCAAACAAAATATATTATCAAAGAAATTTCAAAAATAAGCAATGAGAAAATAGAAACCCATATTATTAAAACTATGGGGGATCAAATAACCAATTCTCAACTTTACAATATGGATTCCCGGGGACTTTTTACAAAAGAACTTGATCGGGCGGTTTTAGACGAAAAAGTCGATTTTGCTGTTCACAGCCTAAAAGATGTTCCCACCAATTTAGACCAGGATTTGGTGATTGCAGCAGTTCCCATTAGAGAATCACCTTATGAAGTCTTGGTTTCCAAAAAAAGCTGGGAAGAACTTCTCCCAGGTTCAAAATTAGGAACCAGTAGTCTGAGAAGAGAAGCTTTTTGTAATTATCACCAAAAGAATTTTAAGTTAGAGCCTATAAGAGGAAATATAGAGACTCGGATTAGAAAAGTTATGGAAGGCGAATGTGATGCTACTTTGATGGCAGAAGCCGGCCTTAATCGTCTGGGATTGACAAAGCATATTAAAAATAGATTCTCTTTGGAATATTTAACTCCCCCCGCAGGACAAGGGGCACTGGCAGTAATAACCAGAAAAGATAGTCCAAAAAGAAGCATTATTGAAAAATTAAATCATTATATATCTTTCCAAGAAGTACTTGCAGAAAAAACCGTACTTGAAAAATTAGGTATTGGTTGTCAATGGCCATTAGGTGCCATAGCGCGCGAAAATAATGGTAAATTAGACCTTTATGCAGTTCTTCTAAATAGGGAAGGAGAAATTTTATCAAAAATCAATTTAAATGGCTCAATTAAAGAAGCCAAAGAATTAGGTTTAATTGCTGCAAATCATATGGAGGATTATGTGTGAATAAAGTTAATGTGGGAGTAATAGGCGTAGGTGCAATGGGATATAACCATGCGAGAGTTTACTATCGCCTTGAAGAAGCCAATTTAATGGCTATTTCTGATATAACACAAGGAACTTTAGCTAAAGTTTCAAAAAAATATGATGCACAAGGATTTGTGGATTATGAAAATATTCTAGAAATGCCAGAAATAGAAGTTGTTAGTGTTTGCGTTCCTACTACACACCACTATAATGTGGTAATGGATGCTATAGAACATGGAAAACATGTTTTAGTTGAAAAACCAATTGCTTTTACACTGGATGAAGCCAAGGAAATGGTTAAGGCCGCCAAGAAAAAAGGTGTTAAATTAGGAACCGGGCATGTGGAAAGATTTAATCCTGCTGTTCAGAAAGCCAAAGAACTCATTGAAAATGATGTTATTGGAGATGTAGTTTCTGCCTCTGCTAAAAGAGTAGGACCATTCCCTCCCCGAATTAAAGACGTTGGCGTAACTATTGATTTGGCGATTCATGATCTTGATGTAATGTATTACTTATTTAGTGAGCCAGTAGCAGAAGTTTATGCTACTATGGGAAGTATCTTAGAGCGGTGTGAGTTTGAAGATCATGCCGAAATCATGACTAAATTTGACAGTGGAATAACTGGTATTTTAGAAGTTAACTGGCTAACTCCTTACAAAAGGCGTGAATTGGAAATTACTGGAACTGACGGCATAATCTCTATTGATTACATTGATCAAAGCATTGATGTATTTGGAAAATTTGCTCAAGATGTTCAAATAAAACATGAAGAACCATTAAAAGAAGAAATAAAATCATTCCTTTCATCAATTGTTAATGATGAAGATCCTGAAATCACAGGGGACGATGGAATCTATGCCCTTAAAACAGTTCTAGCTGCCATGAAATCTTCCAGAGAGCATAGGCCAGTTAAATTAAATGGAGAATAATTAAGTTATTATAATAATCCAATTAACCAGTGAGGGTTGTAAATGAATCAGGAACTTATAAAAAAAGCTAATGAGCTGAGAAGCAGAGGTTTTACTACAGGAGAAATCGCCGACGAGCTAAATGTTTCTAAGGACACAGCAAGGTGGCTTACACTACAATCTACTGGTAAAAAAATGGGAGAATCTGTAGAAAAAGCTCCTATTGACTTTGCAATTAACTGGGAAAGTTTAGGTGGTAGTTCTGCCCGTTTAAGATATGTTTCTGCAGCCATGGCCGATATGGCATTAAAACATGGCACTGCTGATGTGGTGGTTGGTATTGCAGTGAGTGGAGTGCCATTTGCCACCATGATGGCTGATGTAATGGATGTGGAATCTGGTTTAGAAACATCAATTGCTGTTTTTCATCCTATTAAACACAGGAAAGGCGAAGATGCAGCAGGGGCCATAAGTAGTAATTTTGCTTCGGTGAGTGGTAAAAGAGTAGTAATCGTCGATGATGTTATTACCAGTGGTCGCACTATAAAAGAAGTTATCAATGTCCTTAAAGATCAAGGAGCAATCCCTACGGCAGTAACTGTCTTGATTGACAAAAAAGGAATTTCCCAAGTTTCAGATGTTCCCGTTGAATCATTGATTCAAGTCAGCCGCCTTGGTTAATATTTAGTCAGGGTTAATTTATTTTTCATTATTTTTTTAAATTAATTACAATGTTTTTTTTATTTAAATCAAATCCAGACTGCTTCCGTTAATATTTAATAAGAGAATATTTCAATTCTATTTTAAGAAAAAAGCATTTTATTTGTATCTGAATTATGAATTTAATATAAATTCCTTAAAAGTGTTTAATAAATTTAAAAAAATTCTTTTCCTATTAGTAATAAAATATTAATACATGCGACATAAAGTTCAGTTAGTTTATAGAGACATGAATTTAATTTCCTTGTCTCCAAAAAAAGCACTATTAATTTTTTTTAGATTATGTGAATTTATAAAAAAATTGTTTATTTATGGAGGATATTTACCTGCGTTGTGGGGGCCTTCCCTTAATTTAACTGTTTGTTTTATTTTAAATATTTCTTTAGACTTTAGAATACTTGCAATTTCTTTTTTACTTCCATTAATCGTTTATAGTCATGATTATCATGAAGATTTAGAAAATGATGCTAAAACTAATCCTGAAAGAGCAAATTTTTTAGACCCCAAGCGAAGTAAACAATTAACATTTTTTTATCTTATTCTAATGGGGATTTTATTAGTATGGGTATTCAGTTTTGCAATAATAGTATTCGTAATAACCCTTTTTGTGATGGGAATCCTTTATACAGGAGTTTTAAAGGGAATAACTCGGAAAATTACGGCATTTAAAAATTTTTATATAGCTTTAATTTGGGGATCGTGGGGAACATTCCTAATTGCTATTTACCATAAATCAACCTTTAATATGGGATTTATTTTCTTATTTTTGTTTATTTATTCTAAAGTAATTGTAAATACTATTTTTTTCGACCTGAAAGACACAAAATCAGATAAAAAATCTGGATTAAAAACTATGCCTGCTGTTTTAGGAATTAAAAATACAATCAACTTTTTAAAAGGGATTAATATATTAACCTCAAGTATTTTAATAATAGGAGTGTATTTAAAAGTTTTACCGCCAATTGCCTTATTTTTGACACTTTTTTATGCATATACATCTCATTATCTGAAAGTAGGCCATGTGAATCCATCAGAATTATCAAATAAATCTTTTATTGCAGATATAGAGGCAGTTCTATATCCGGGATTATTGGTTTTTATGAAATTTCTATTTGGAAGTTAATTTCAAAAATAAGCCATTGTAAAAAAAATAAAAAATCTAAATAGAAAATTTGAAAAATTATGAACATAAAACATAGTCACATCTAAAAACCGACATCGAACATAAAACTCCTGAAAAAATAAATATCATGGCCATAAGCATGTATCTTAAGGCCGGTATCTTAAAACAGCACCTATTCCGCCAAAAGCGCGGAGTAGTTGCATTCCTTCTTCTGTTTCAGTAGATACTATCTCTACTTCTGACCCCACTTCCTCTGACATTTCAACAAAGTCATCAATGACATCTTTGCTTTCTACAACTTTCATTTTTTCATTGCAGCTATTGCATGTTTTTTCAACTTCAGATTCTGAATTTTTAGTAGTATATTCTGAAGTATGGCCACAAACAGAACATTCATAGCTTATTCTTTTAGAATTAAGGTCTTCAGACAATAAAAGAATTTCAACAGCACCCATTTGAAGATTCTTTCTCACTTCTTTCTCACCATAAGATGCCAGACCATTATCATTTATCAATTCATGTAAGAACCTTTGAACCAGCTTCTTTTCACGCATTACATCAATTTCAGTTAAAACATCCATTGATTTATCAATGACCTCACGAATACCAAATTCACCAGTATATGAAGTATCAACAGTAGTTATTACCTTTTTCTTTATTTCATGGTTCATGTAGTCACCTTTAAGGAATTCTTCCTTAGTATGACCCGGACCGCCCAATACAACACCATCTAAATCAGGTAAGGGTAACCATGCATCATTGATATGTTCACCTATTCTTTTCAAAAATTCGTGTGCTGCCAATTCAATAACCCGATCAAACCTTCGTTGAGATTGACCTCCTGCCTTATGCTTTCCTGGTACTCCACTGGTTAAAGTTTTGACGATGTCAATTCTTTTACCCCTTAAAATAGCAATAGTAGCTTCTTTCCTATCAAGAACCGCCAGGCCATAAACATCTTTGTCCCCCAGCATTTCTTGAAGAGGTTCCAGGAAAAATTCAGAATTACAGTGATAGGTATAGGTTTGAATTGATTCTGGAGGCTCAAAAACATAAGTCTCCATTTTTTCTGTACCTGGGCCGCCCCTAGGTATCATCCCTACAAACATCACCAATCCACGTTCAGGAGGTTTTGGAAACAGCCTCAATCTTTGTATTATAACTTCAATAGCAGATTGAACATTTTTTTTGGTTGATTTGCTCTTGATGTTTGCACTCTGGCTCATTTCTTCCCGCATATGTTTAGCAACATCACTGACCTGTTTGTCTGGTGGGATATAAACTGAAACAAGTTCAGTTCCTCTGCCTTTTTTATCGGCAAGCTCCTGTAAAGTTCTTTTAAACTCATAAAGATCTTTTGATGATATTTCAGTCAATATATTCACTCCTGATTCTATAAAAAAATATATTCAATTATTATATTGAATTAGATTTCAATTGATAAAGTTATTTAAATTTGTTTAATATTTTTATTATATTCTTAATTTAATTAGATTATCTGGGATAAATAAATAAATCTAATGTGAATTTTTATTTATGAAAAATATTTTTTATTTAATTTTTTAGCTAAGACTACCTTATTAGAAAACAATGTGTATCAATAGTAAATTATGCAAATTTGATATCATATTTTTTTTATATATATTTTAAATAAACAGTTATAAACTATGTTATTTAAGGGTATAAAGTTATACTTCTAATTATATTATAATGATATAATATAATTAAATATTTAAATAGATTAAAATTTTAAATAGATTAAAGATTCATAACTGGTTTTAATTTAAAAATTTATTATAAATTCATTTTATAAACCAGTTTAAACAATTAACTAATAAATTAATATTTTTCAATAATAAAGTTAAGGCCTTTAAAATGGCCAGGCGATCATTATGAGAATTGTAGTAACTATCGGCGGATCCATTATAATAAAAGAATATGACCACCAGAAATTTGAAGATTATGCAGAAATTTTAGGCTCTTTAAAGGACCAGCATGAGATATTTGTGGTTGTAGGTGGTGGCCAACCGGCCAGAGATTACATAAAAGTAGCAAGAGACCTAGATGGTGGTGAAGCACATTGTGATGATATTGGCATAGATGTTACCAGATTAAATGCCAAGTTATTAATTATGGCACTTGGTGGCGATGCCTATCCTTTAGTTCCAGAGAATTTCCACCAAGCACTAGAGTATTCTACTAGCAATAGAATAGTTGTTATGGGCGGTACAGAACCTGCCCATAGTACTGATGCCGTAGGTGCTATTCTAGCAGAATTTGTGAAAGCAGATCTTTTAATAAATTTAACATCCGTAGATGGCCTTTATGACAAAGATCCAAATAAACACGACGATGCCCAGCTTCATGAAAATGTTACTGCCACCAAAATGATGGAATTTTTGGCAGATAAGGACGTGAAAGCAGGAACATACGAATTTTTTGATATGACTGCCATACAAATGATCAAACGATCTGGAATAAAAACCATTATTGCTAATGGGAATTATCCTGAAAACTTATTAAATGCTTTAAATGGAAAAATAGGAACTGTTATAATTCCTGAATAAAAAAATATTTATTAAAATATAATTAACAAATAACAAATAAATTAAAGAAGGTATAAAAATGACCAAGCCACACCGACACTGTTCCGTTTGCGGAACTCCCATACCCCTAGAGGAAAGAACCTGTTCAGATAAATGTCAAAAAATCTTAGTTGATAATAGAAATAAAGTCAATAAAACTAAAAAGATTATTTACATTTTATTTGCTGCATTTGTACTTATTTGGATAGGCATGATGATTTATAACAAAATGTAATCCAAATCATATTTAATAGTTTAAATAGCAATAATTACTCTAAATTATTCTATTCCATTATTTAATTCTTTATTTTTCTATTTAATTTAAATATAATCCATATTTAGTTTTTATTTATTTCTATCTTTGGCGTTGATAAGCATAATAAATAAGTGCCAGGCCAATAAAAATGCCCAAATACATAGGATTAATAACCCCAAGTCCCATTAAAATATAAATTAATCCCAAAACTAATAAAATGTTTCTAAGATCATTTTGGTACTTATTAGAATATCTTGATTTAAAAATAAGATATCCTGATGCTCCAAGCAATATTCCGGCTATTAAAAGCCATATTTCAATGACATAAATTTGATATATTAAAGAAATCCCCAATATCAGTGAAATTGCAAATATAGCTAACCAAACCATTTTTATTCTTTCATTTGAAATTTTTTCAAAATTAGTATCCTTAAATTCACTGAAAAAGATTAAAAGACAAAGGCCAAGTAGAATCAGACCAGAAATCTTACTCAGGTTAACCTGACCCAAATATGGATAAATAATAATAATAATACCTGCAGCTGCAGATACATAAGCAATTTTATCACTTTCTGGCATTTGATAACTCCTTAATTAATTATATTTATTCTCATTTTAAATTTGATTATAAATAAAGTTGATTAAATTATTTTAATTAGGTGAAATTTTAATAATATAAAAACATCATCAAATATTTTCTTATTAATTGAATAATACATTAGATTTAATATTTTTTTCACTTTGAGAATTAATAAGCAATATATTAATCAATAATATGTTCTCTAATGATATTTCTTTATTTAATTTGTTCAGTTTGTTTTTTAATTTGAGGATAGGATTTAAATTGGAATTCTTAGAAATTCAAAAACTCCTATCATTTTTAAACCAATATAAATTAAAATGGCTGAGAATATGTATCTCAAATAATTTTCAGGCAATTTTTGTGCTGTTCGGGCACCTAATTTAGCCATAGGTATACTAAATCCGGCTAAAACTGCAAACTGAAGTAAATTTATATATCCTAACGAATATTCAGGTAATCCTGGGACTCCTAAACCATTAAATGTGTAAGATATTATGCCTCCCAAAGATGTGAGAATAATGACTGCTGTAGATGTTCCCACAGCCTCAATCATCCTAAATCCAAGTAAAATAACCATGATTGGAACCAGTATTATTCCCCCACCGATTCCCAGTAGTCCCGAGCAGATTCCGGCTATAAACCCGTAAAATAACAAGTGATAAATATCTAAAATCTTTTCTCCAGATTTCTTAGGATTACTATACTTTAAAAACTGGATTACTACCAAAAATATTAAAACTCCGAAAAGAACTTTTAAAATCTCACCTGGAGTATGGGCCGCGACAAATCCCCCTAAAATTCCTCCGAAGAAACCAGCTAAACCTAAATAAATTGCTGGTTTAATCAGAACGCAACTATTCTTATGGTGAGTATAGGCCCCACTTAAAGCCGTGGGAAACATTACGGCTAGGCTAGTTCCAAAAGCCGTGCGAATAGCTGTATCCGTGTCCACACCTAAAGATTGTAGCAAGAAAAACTGTATCGGGGCCAGAATAAATCCACCACCCACCCCTAGAAGGCCTGTGAAAAAGCCCACAGCAATGCCAGTTATAGCTAAAATAAATAGGTAAATAAGGTTTATTTCCATGATACTATTTAGAATTATGAATCATATAATTTATTCCATTAAATAAATTAGAATAACTAATTTAGTATTCAAATCAACTTAAATTCAAATATTCCTTGAAAAGGTCATTTTCATCTGTTTTTTTCCACATTGAAATAAATTAAATCAATATCCTATTTTATCCATTTCAAATATTGTTTAATGTTATCTGGAATGATTTGATCAATAAATCTTTATCTGTGATTTCATAAGAGTAAAATCGTATTTATCAACATTTGTCCTTTAATGACAGATATGGTATTTGAAACGAGAATCATCAATTATTTTACCATAATAATTTCAAGTTTAAAGATAAATCAATTTCAATACTATTAGTTTATTAATTAAATAAAAAATTGAGGTTGCTCATTTTTATTATTAGTATTATACAAATACATTCTAAACAAAATATTAAAACTGATAAACACTCAACTATTTAAATAAAAAATGATAAAAAGAATCTACTAATAACAATTACTACTTAAATATCAATCATTTTCAATTAGTCATAATTAAGTTATTTTTACTAAATTCCAATATTTTATTGTGGTGTTAAGTCTTGAAAATCCAATCATATCTGTATAAATATAAAATCAGCGTAATTGGGCTCCTATTAATATTATTAGGAGTTTTTATATTCAAATATGATAATTTAGACATTTATATCCGGCCATTGACACAAATTTTTTTAATGGGTTCTTCTGAAGGAAAGGATGTTTTATTTTTCTTATTGATGGGAAGTATGATGTTTATCAGTCCTCTTTTCAGCAGTAAAGGTTATTTACGCGGTAAATTATCCTATTTTAACTATTTTAAAGAATGGAAAGGTAATGATTTTCTTAAAGTGACCATTATAATAGTTTTATTCACTTATATTTTAGGAATTATCATGGAAATATGGCTTAGAGCACAGTTTGGTGTTTCCATATTCACTACTTTTGTTTCATTAAATCCTGACCCCACAACAAGTAGTATTCTCCACAGCCACATATTCAAAGCCGTGCTTGGGCCATTTATCTCTTCAGTTGTCACTGTCCCTATGGGGGTACATACTGGAACATCATTATTACAGTACGTACCAGCTATCGGACTTTTAATAATTATTATATTTCCATTAGTTTATTTATTAGGTCTATTTTCAATAGGAGAAAGACGAGATTATCATCAAGTTATAGTAATATTTGCCATTTCTAACACTATTATTGGCTTAATAGATGGTGGATTATTATCAACTCCAGCCATGGTTGGGCTTTCTGGAATTTTAGGCATGTACTCCCTAAAAATGCCATTTTCTCCAAAAAATTTAATCACACCTACTGCTATTATTGCCCTTTTAATTATACTAAGAGTTATTTTAGGAGTTTTTGGATCTAATACGGATTATTATGAAGTAACAGTTATTGGTGCTGGTGAAAATCTCAATTTAAGTGATTATGATGTGTTATCTATTCAAACCCAAGGCGAAAAAACAGTAATCCACATATCACCCAAATATAATGAAATGATTCTTTTAAATGACCTTGCACAGACTTTAGAAGGCAAATGCCAAGGATTTTTCATAAACTGGAATTTCTTCTCGTATTTTAGAGATTCCACTTCTTAAAAAGAGTTAAATGAATTGATTCATATTTAAATAAATTTTATAATTTTTAATAAATTTATTTTTATAAATTTTTATAAGTAGTTTTATAAATAATTAATAATAACCAGACGAGATAAGATAAAATGACAAAAATCAGCATTATAATTCCTACATTCAATGAAGAGGAGTATTTACCTCAACTTTTAGATAGTATAAAAGATCAGAGTTACACCGATTACGAAATAATAATTGCTGATGCTCAGTCTAAGGATAAAACTCGTGAAATTGCCAAATCATATGGTTGCATTATTACTGAGGGAGGTTTACCTGCACTTGGAAGAAATAATGGAGCTAAAAAAGCTAACGGGGATCTTCTTTTGTTTTTAGATTCAGATTTGATTTTAACTGATGATTATCTAAAAGATTCAGTAGAAGAATTTGAGGAAAACAATCTTGGAATTGCTATAACTCAAATGATTCCACTATCTGATAAAAAAAGGGACAAAATACTTCACGAATTTGCTAACCGATTTATGATAATGGTTGAATCAATTAAACCACATGGCGCAGGATGTTATGGAATAATATCCCGTAAAGATTTACATGATCAAGTGGGAGGATTTGAAGAATCCCTTGATTTTGGAGAAGATAGTGATTATATAGAACGAATTGGAAAAATAAGTTCATTTAAAGTACTTAGAAAGCCACATGTTCTAGTTTCCATACGCAGATTAGAAAAAGAAGGCCTTAAAAGTCTAGCATATAAATACAGTAAAAGTACTGTTTATGACTTTATGGGGAAAAAAATTACTGCTGACGAGCTTGATTACACCTTTGGTTACAGTGATGAACACCGCCCTAGCTTTTTAGAAGAAGATAATTACGCCTATGAAGACTTAGAAGCCAATGAAACTAATGTTTCTTACAATAATCTTGAAAAAAATCATATAAATCAATCTATTGTAAAAGAAAATCCAGAGGATACTCTTGAAAATGCAGAGGCTGCAAAAAAACGGATTATATATTCAGTTTGTGGAGAAGGCTTGGGCCACGCCATAAGAAGTGGAGTAATTATAGAAGAGCTAATTGAAAGATATGACATTCTTATTTTTGCCAGTGACCGAGCTTATACCTATCTTTCCCAAAAATTCGAAAATGTGTATGAAATTTATGGTTTTAATACAGTTTATGAAAATAACACAGTTCAAAACAGAAAAACATTCGTGAAATCAATGAAAAGGCTTCCTAGAGATTTAAAAGAAAATTTAGGATTGCTTTACAGATTAGCCAGAGATTTTAAACCCAATGCTATTGTTTCCGATTTTGAATTTTATGCCAGTCTTTTAAGTAAGTTACTTAGAATACCACTCATAAGCATTGATAATATGCATGTAATTACTCAGTGTAACATTGAATATCCGGATAAATACAAAAAAGACAAGCTAAAAGCTGAAAGCGTCGTGAAATCATTTATTGTTCGGCCTAAAAGACATATAATTATCAGTTATTTCTATCCTGAAATAAAAAACCCCGAAAAAACCATTATTTACCCCCCAGTTCTTAGAAAAGAGATTATCGAACTTAAACCAGACTATAAAAATCATATTTTAGTTTATCAAACCAGTAAATCAAATGAAAAATTAATTAAGACTTTAAAAAAGGTTAAAGAAAAATTCATAGTATATGGGTTTGATAAAAACGAAGTAGACAAAAATTTAGAATTTAAAATGTTTAATGAAGATGAATTTTTCAGTGATTTGCAAAATTCCAGAGCAATAATAACTAATGGGGGTTTTACCCTGATTAGTGAAGCCCTGTATCTAAAAAAACCTGTTTACAGCATTCCCGTCAAAGGTCAGTTTGAACAAATCATAAATGCAATCTATCTTGATAAACTAAGTTATGGTGAGTTTCACGAAGAAATTAATAAAAATAGTCTGGAGAAATTCATCAAAAAACTGCCCAAATACCAAAAAAATCTCAAAAAATATGATGGTGGAGATAATAAGGCCTTGATCAAAGAATTAGAGAATTCTATTGAAAAATATGCCAAATAGAATATTTAATTTTTAAAATTATAAATAATTAAAATTGCACATCAAAAAAAAAATCAGAAAAAATATAAATTTTGGGTGAAATTATAAGGTTACACCCATATCTAGCTGCTCAGTGAGTTCTTTGTATCTATTACGAATAGTTACTTCCGTAACTCCAGCAATATCTGCCACATCTCTTTGAGTCTTTCGCTCTCCCAAGAGAACAGATGCAATATATAAAGCAGCAGCAGCTACACCAGTTGGTCCTCTACCTGAAGTAAGCCCTTTTTCCATGGCCTTTTCAATTATTTCAATGGCCTTAGATTGTACTTCTCCAGATAATCCCAGTTCACTGGCAAAACGAGGTACATAATCCACCGGAGATGTTGGAGGAAGTTTTATTCCTAATTCCCTGGTTAAAAATCGGTAAGTCCTACCTACTTCTTTTTTACTTACTCTAGAAACTTCAGCAATCTCATCAAGAGTACGAGGCACATTACAACGCCTACAAGCAGCATATAATGATGCAGCAACTACACCTTCAATACTTCTTCCTCTGATGAGCTTGTTTTCCACAGCACTTCTGTAAACTACAGATGCAGCTTCTCTTACACTTCTAGGAAGTCCTAATCGAGAAGAATCCCGGTCCAATTCACTTAATGCAAAGGCCAGGTTTCTTTCAG
Protein-coding regions in this window:
- the hemC gene encoding hydroxymethylbilane synthase translates to MIVGTRGSMLATVQTKYIIKEISKISNEKIETHIIKTMGDQITNSQLYNMDSRGLFTKELDRAVLDEKVDFAVHSLKDVPTNLDQDLVIAAVPIRESPYEVLVSKKSWEELLPGSKLGTSSLRREAFCNYHQKNFKLEPIRGNIETRIRKVMEGECDATLMAEAGLNRLGLTKHIKNRFSLEYLTPPAGQGALAVITRKDSPKRSIIEKLNHYISFQEVLAEKTVLEKLGIGCQWPLGAIARENNGKLDLYAVLLNREGEILSKINLNGSIKEAKELGLIAANHMEDYV
- a CDS encoding DUF2116 family Zn-ribbon domain-containing protein produces the protein MTKPHRHCSVCGTPIPLEERTCSDKCQKILVDNRNKVNKTKKIIYILFAAFVLIWIGMMIYNKM
- the prf1 gene encoding peptide chain release factor 1 is translated as MTEISSKDLYEFKRTLQELADKKGRGTELVSVYIPPDKQVSDVAKHMREEMSQSANIKSKSTKKNVQSAIEVIIQRLRLFPKPPERGLVMFVGMIPRGGPGTEKMETYVFEPPESIQTYTYHCNSEFFLEPLQEMLGDKDVYGLAVLDRKEATIAILRGKRIDIVKTLTSGVPGKHKAGGQSQRRFDRVIELAAHEFLKRIGEHINDAWLPLPDLDGVVLGGPGHTKEEFLKGDYMNHEIKKKVITTVDTSYTGEFGIREVIDKSMDVLTEIDVMREKKLVQRFLHELINDNGLASYGEKEVRKNLQMGAVEILLLSEDLNSKRISYECSVCGHTSEYTTKNSESEVEKTCNSCNEKMKVVESKDVIDDFVEMSEEVGSEVEIVSTETEEGMQLLRAFGGIGAVLRYRP
- a CDS encoding prenyltransferase, whose amino-acid sequence is MRHKVQLVYRDMNLISLSPKKALLIFFRLCEFIKKLFIYGGYLPALWGPSLNLTVCFILNISLDFRILAISFLLPLIVYSHDYHEDLENDAKTNPERANFLDPKRSKQLTFFYLILMGILLVWVFSFAIIVFVITLFVMGILYTGVLKGITRKITAFKNFYIALIWGSWGTFLIAIYHKSTFNMGFIFLFLFIYSKVIVNTIFFDLKDTKSDKKSGLKTMPAVLGIKNTINFLKGINILTSSILIIGVYLKVLPPIALFLTLFYAYTSHYLKVGHVNPSELSNKSFIADIEAVLYPGLLVFMKFLFGS
- a CDS encoding oxidoreductase, translated to MNKVNVGVIGVGAMGYNHARVYYRLEEANLMAISDITQGTLAKVSKKYDAQGFVDYENILEMPEIEVVSVCVPTTHHYNVVMDAIEHGKHVLVEKPIAFTLDEAKEMVKAAKKKGVKLGTGHVERFNPAVQKAKELIENDVIGDVVSASAKRVGPFPPRIKDVGVTIDLAIHDLDVMYYLFSEPVAEVYATMGSILERCEFEDHAEIMTKFDSGITGILEVNWLTPYKRRELEITGTDGIISIDYIDQSIDVFGKFAQDVQIKHEEPLKEEIKSFLSSIVNDEDPEITGDDGIYALKTVLAAMKSSREHRPVKLNGE
- the pyrH gene encoding UMP kinase, with the translated sequence MRIVVTIGGSIIIKEYDHQKFEDYAEILGSLKDQHEIFVVVGGGQPARDYIKVARDLDGGEAHCDDIGIDVTRLNAKLLIMALGGDAYPLVPENFHQALEYSTSNRIVVMGGTEPAHSTDAVGAILAEFVKADLLINLTSVDGLYDKDPNKHDDAQLHENVTATKMMEFLADKDVKAGTYEFFDMTAIQMIKRSGIKTIIANGNYPENLLNALNGKIGTVIIPE
- a CDS encoding orotate phosphoribosyltransferase — protein: MNQELIKKANELRSRGFTTGEIADELNVSKDTARWLTLQSTGKKMGESVEKAPIDFAINWESLGGSSARLRYVSAAMADMALKHGTADVVVGIAVSGVPFATMMADVMDVESGLETSIAVFHPIKHRKGEDAAGAISSNFASVSGKRVVIVDDVITSGRTIKEVINVLKDQGAIPTAVTVLIDKKGISQVSDVPVESLIQVSRLG